The segment TCCAATGAGGCGTCCTCGCCCTCCTTACTCCGGAGAAACCCTTCAAGAGCAACGCCAAGAAGAAATGCATCTTGATCACGATAGTTGTATTTCGTTCCGGGCTCCCAAATCCGAGGATAGTCTAATGATTCCGTAACCTTTTCATTCTTCGAGGGTGCTAAATACCATCTGTGGTAATCACCTAAATAGGATGTCGGATCATCAGCGGTGGCACCACGTCCTGAAGCCATGTTAGCCATATCCAGGTAAGTGACAGCCTTCCACTCTGTTTGGGTTTCTGGTATTTGTATATAGTTAGCGATCTTCTCATCAAGCAGACCACGCCCATACTTCTCTGCTAAACGTAACATCGCAACGTTCATCATCGCTGTTTTTGTCACTGACCACACGCCATAACGAATTTCATCGCAATATGGAAATGGACCAGCAGCGAAATGGCAAGGAGATCGATAAAGTACTCCCTCATAGAGAAGACCAGTCTGGAGAACGTGTTTCTCCTCCGCTGTGTTTGTTGCCCCGTTAAACGCCGCTAGGGTTTTAGCGCCGACCTTTTCTTTTAATTCATTAAATGGTGCGGTTGGAAAGCGGTTTTCGAGGTGACGACGATAAACATTTTTGTGATTCTCCAGGTTATCTATTCCGCCGGACTTATATGATGCCTTCGTAACTCCCCAGGCATTGAAGTAGCCCGATACATCGAAAGGACCTGTCTGAGCAACTATTTGAAATCGAACATGTGAAACTTTATCTTCTTTATAAAGGAACATGGCAATTCCAATACGCGTTTCTCCTTCTAAGCGATTGACGAGAGAAAATGGAAATGACGCACGATTCCAGTCGTTATCTTGGTCAAAGTTACTCCAAACACGCCCCGGTTGGACAACGATATCCCAGTAGCTTCTTGTATGCTCCAACGTGCCATTTGGGATGACATCCTGAGTCACGGGAACTAGATATTTGTCATCTACCGTAAAAAATTCTAAAGACACGTCTGGAAAAAAGGTAATATCTTTGCCGTGTACTTTGTGCGTATTGAAGTCTGGGCTTATCCCCATTTGTGTACCTTCAAGCTTCAAAGCACCTTCAAATTCCGTAGAAGGTGCCTGAGCGTTATCGGGGGCAGCGAATTGATAGTTCTGTGTTAAACCCTTAACTTCCGTCCCCTCGATGAGTTCTTTCCACATAATTGGATCGTTCGCTATTTTCATAATTTCATGCTCCTCTCTTGTCTGTATCCAATCATAAAAATTTAGGGACTTTACTATCAATAAATTTTTTCTCTTTTCACACGTTTTAATGCGTGTATTAAGTTGCTCCGCGTTAAAATTCGTTCCAATATGGAGTCACTAAACGGACGGTCAAGGAAAACGCCTGATCGTCATGTAATGATTGAATTACGCTTAATGGAAAATTTGACTAAGCAACAACTAAGCCTTTCTTAATTTCCATTTTTCATTTCCTCAACCTTATCTTGATTGTTATCAATCCACTCCTGTGCGACTTCTTCGGGATTCGCACCACTATCAATTTCGGCTATCATTTGTTCCACATCTCCCATGGATATACTCCAGTTACTTAAAAACTGATATGCCTCTGGTGCCTTCTCTTCCAATCCCTTATTAGCAATAACATGAATAGTACTCGAATCAAACAATCCTTCCTGTTCGGCTACTTCCTCATTTGTCAGTATTTTTAAATCGAATTTATCAAACATCGAATGCGGACGCCATCCATAAAACAAAACAGGATTTCCCTCTTCCATTTCTCCTTCAGCAGCTGCTAGCATAGCTGCTTCAGATGAATTAATCATTTCAATGTCCAGATCATAAAAATCTATAACTTCTTGCATGTCCTGCATTGCCGGATCACCTTCGCCAATTGCAATCATTTCATTATTTACTATATCTTCATTGCCTTTTAAATCTTCAACGTCATTAATATCCTCCATATACGCAGGGACAACCATTCCGGAATTTGCATCATCGTAACTGACAGAAATGCTTTCTATGGAATCGGAGTACTCCTCGATATATTGTCTTTGTGCTGGAAACCATGAATCCATAAATACATCGACATCGCCATCTGACATACCGGTATAAACACTACCAGCATCGGCATTTATTTCTTCTACTTCATAACCCATGTCTTCTAAGATTTGTCCAGCTATTTTCGTTGGTGGAACGGTACTTGTCCAGTTTGTGACGCCAAGCGTTAATGTTGGTTTCTCCTCATCACCTGTATCTTCTGAATCACCACTTGCTGAGCAGCCGTATATGACTAGTGATAATAAAATTGTTATTAAAATAAATAGTGTTTTCTTCATTTTAAATCTCTCCTGACATATTAAGTATCGTTTATTGTAAGCTCGATCATTTCAGGTAAATGAATGGTGCATTGTATTTGGAAAATCGATATCAAAACAAATCATTCATAGATTTTCCGATATATGCCTTCATTTTCTCCTCCCTAATAAGGATAGTGGTTTTATAAATAACGTTCCCAGACTTCTTTCTTTCATCCATGGAGAAAAATAATACTATTAAAGGGTAACTTGTTGCACTCACTGTATCTACGTTCTTTTTTCTTGATTAAATTATACAAAGCTATTTTCATGATCTCATTTCAGCTTCCCCTTAACAGCTAGTATTCCATCTTTATAGTTCTTAGTCATATGATTAAAATCTAACAAAGTAAAACACCTCCGTATTGTCTTTTCTTGATGAACACTTTTTTAAGTATAGGAAAAACCTCTATAAATGGAAAGTAGCATTTAAGACTGTAAACTTTTAAAAACCTATGCAATATATATTGTATAAATTATATAAACTGTTTTCTTAGATTTCCTTTGATTTACTTGTTATTAGAAATACTACAGACTTTTTCTTTTCTTTTGTATGTATGTTAATGTAACAAGTAAGTGAAGGGGTGGAAGGATTTTATGGCTAATAAAACGCGGCAAGACGTTCTGGATGAACTGAAAGAGGCTGAAGATCAAATATCTGATCGAATTGCAGATAATATGAATACATTTGGTGTTTCTTCAACCATTGGAAGATTGCTTGGCATTATTTATTTAAATCGCGAACCAATGACCCTTGATGAGCTTGCGGTCAAAACAGGAATGAGTAAAACGAGAATGAGTCAGGTAATGCGTCAGATGATGGCATTAAACATTGCTGATAAAAAGTTTGTAAAAGGAAGTCGTAAGGAGCATTACACGGTAGAGGATAACTATGTGCAAACATTTATATCATTATTTACAACGAACTGGAAAGATGTTGTCAGTAAGAATTCGTTATTGGCTAAGCGTCTTCAGGATAAACTTGCGCAAATCGAGCAAAGGCATGATGAAGTTTCTAATGAAGAGGTAGAGAAGAAAATAGATGAGCTAAAACAGGAATTAGATGAATGGGTCGCTTATTATGATTGGATCGACCGACTTGTAGACTTTTTTGAAAGTGGGAAGATTTTTGATGTTGTCCCTGTTTTTCCAGAGGATACTACTTCGGATGATCATGGAGGGTCTAAACATAAGTAGTCGAGGATTAAATAATGCCCCATTGCTTGCTGTTCGCGAAAACAATGGGGGATTAAAAAAGCCGGTTCAAAAGGCTTCAAACCTCTCAAACCAGCTTTCCTACTTATTCATACTCGAGAAAAAGTCGCCCAAAGGATCATCGTCTTCCTCGGTTTCTGCTTCCTCTTCTTGTTTCTCATGAATGTCATTTTCTAACGCATCCAGATCCACATTATCCAATGAAAAATCCGGATCGGCTTCCTGCTTGTCTTCTTCATTAGCTGAAGCGACCTCTTCCTGTAAATAAAGTGCTTCATCAATATCACTTGTATTACTATTCAATGAGGCCAACAATGTGGTCGCACGCATTGGGTCATTTAATAATTGATAGAGAATCGTTCCAATTAGTGCTTCCGAATGTTCATGCTTAAGCCAGCTTTTCTGTTCCTTTGTAAGCTGTTTTGGCAGCGGAATCGTGATTGTTTCCCGTTCTTTGGAATAGGTTTCATTCACACCTTTTAGGACGAACTGGGCGATTTCACTGGAAAAATTTCTCCGCTCTGTTTCTTTCAACTTCTGCAATTGTTTTAAAAGATAATCCGGTGTATCAGAGGGAACACGAAATGTAATCGATTGTCCCCGCTCTATACTTTTCTTAGACATCCTCTCACCCTATTTAGCTTCCGTCGTTGCTTGTTCTTCCTTCTTACTGTCATCTTTGCCCGATTTTCTGACAAAATCTGTAACCAACTTATAATACGCGTTTGCCATCATCCAGATACTTTCATTTTCATCTTCAAAGAATTCTATATTAAAGCCGTCCATCTTATTGTTAAGTGCTTTAATATAATCTTTCAATACGGTAGACCCACCACCAACAAAATAACAGATCTCAGATTGTGAGTTTTTCTGCCAAACATTTCTTAAGAAACGGTATTCCTTCTTCGCAAGCTCCAGTAAAATATGATCAGTGATGTCATGGACGTTCGTTCTGCTTCCTTTCACCATAATATGATTCCGATCATTTTTCCGGGTGATGATATCAACAACATCCCGGCGGCTATCTAACTCAACACCATGTTTGGAACGAATTTCTTCCCGGATGTCTTCCAGCGACTCAGATACACCAAGATTGAACCCTTGCGCCTTATCATCATCCACATTACGATTTCGAATGACGGCAATATCTGTTGACAGACCACCAATATCCTGGATCAAAATTTGCTTATCAATCAGATCTTTATTAATCACTTTCAGGTCATTATCCATGATCAAATTTACGTAAGCCGCAAATCCCTCCGGATACACTTTGACTTCATCAAATTTAATATTTACCTTTTTGCCTTGGTGTTTCGGTGTTACTAAAAATTCAACTTGATGTACGGAACCTAGTAGCTGGGAGCGGTAACCGACATCTTTTCCTTCCTTCACTTCACGTAAAGGGAGTCCTGTTCCAAGTGTATAATTCGCGTCAATAATGTCTTTTTTCGTCGATTTGAATGCGTCACTAGCCACTGCGTCCAGTGCAATAGATGCAAAAAGCATTACAAGTGTCTGATCCTCTTCCGATTTACTCCCACCAGGATCGAGCTCTGTTGAATTATTACTTTTCGTTGCCAGATTCCCAACACGATAAACGGCATTGTTTTCCTCAAGGGCAGGGGAGTGTACACGTAAATGAATATTATCCAGCACATCCTTCTCATCCAAATCCTCGATTCCAATTACCGGGCGATCCTCCAGATCAGGTGCGATTACGTTAGGTATGTGTACTTCGTTTTCCAGTTTGCCAAAATTTGCCTTCAGGGCATCATTTCCAACATCGACTGCCGCAATTCTTGAATTTGTCATTGTAAAATTACTCCTCTCAAAAAATAGTACTACTACTAGATTAATAGTTTTGGATAAAATAAGCAATAATATATTTAGTGCACACAATATCGTTTACTTGCGTACAAAATGAACACGTTGTTAAATCAACAAGTAAACAGCTTTGTGTACAAGAAAACTTTTTTGTTTTCATTTGTAAACAATTTATATACTTGTAAACAATTATGTATACATAGATTATTTTACCATGATTATCCAATCTGAGTGTTAAAAAAAGAGACGAGAGCATTCCACTCTCATCTCAGGTCACATATACCTATAACTTAAACATCTTCCCGATCCCAATGTCTGTGTGCTGCAATGGCATCGATAAACATATCCACGAATTTCTGGTTATTGTCATTCATAACAACACCCACGGCCGATTGCATATTATTTTCCCTCAGCCACTTCTTCCCATCATGGGTAGCCCCAATTGGTTTGTAATGCTTGAATGCCTCATTCAGAAAGTCGGTCGTATTTTTATGAAACGCATTACTTTCCCCGCTTCCACCAACAATATAGAGAGCATCATACAATACCGAGTGTGTCGTTATGAATGTGTGATCAACCTTTAGATCCTCACCATTTTCTCCTGTTACAACACCCTGCTTTTCACTGACAACTTCATACACAATCCCTTTTGCCTGCAATCCATGTAATATATCCTTCAGTTCGGCATCCTTAAAGCCATTATTTAAAATAACCCCTACTTTACGTGTAGCCGGTATTTTAGTTGTATTTGCCTGACTGAGAGCTGGCGAGGACTTGGTAACATTTGATCCACCCTTGCTTGGTGGTGTTGCTCCAATATTTTTTGCAAATGCCGTTGCTAATTCTAAATCGACATTGCTAAACATTTCGACAACCTGCTGTCTGATATTCATGCTTTGAACTTTTCCAACTTCAAAGCTGAAAGCGTCAATAATATGCTGTCTTTCCGTCTGACTCATACTATTCCAAAACAGCTTCGCTTGAGAAAAATGATCTTTAAAGCTCTCACTGCGCGCCTGAACCTTTTTCCCATCAATTTTCTCCTGATAATGGACGAATCCACCTTCTTGTTCTGTAGATGTGGCTGGCGTATTATTTGCAAGCGAATTATTATGGTAGGCTACTTTGCCTTTGTGAATCGTCTGCCTACCGAAGCCGTCACGCTGGTTATTATGAATCGGACAAATTGCTCGGTTCGTCGGTAGTTCATGGAAATTAGGGCCACCTAATCGAATTAACTGTGTATCTGTATAGGAAAATAAGCGCCCCTGCAATAAGGGATCATTGGTAAAATCAATGCCTGGGACAACATTTCCCGGATGAAAAGCTACCTGTTCTGTTTCCGTAAAAAAGTTATCCGTATTACGGTTCAATGTCAGTTTGCCAATAATTTTAACTGGTACGTCTTCTTCCGGCCAGAGCTTCGTAGCATCCAGAATATCGAAATCAAAAGCAAATTCATCTTTTTCTTCAATAATTTGCACCCCTAATTCATATTCCGGAAAGTTTCCTTGCTCAATTGCATCATACAAGTCACGTCGATTGAAATCCGGATCTTTACCAGATACCTTTTGCGCCTCATCCCAGACGAATGAATGAACACCAAGCACTGGTATCCAATGAAATTTCACAAAATGAGATTTACCTTTATCGTTCACAAAGCGAAATGTATTGATACCAAACCCTTGCATCATACGAAAGCTCCGAGGGATCCCTCGATCAGACATCAGCCACATGACCTGATGTGCTGATTCCTGATTGTTAGCAGTCCAATCCCAAAATGTATCATGTGCTGCGGTTGCCTGTGGAATTTCATTATGTGGCTCCGGCTTAATCGCATGGACAATATCAGGGAACTTCATGGCATCCTGAATGAAGAAAACAGGCATATTATTGGCAACTAAATCATAATTTCCTTCCTCTGTATAAAACTTTGTCGCAAAACCACGAACATCCCGAACAATGTCCGATGATCCACGAGAGCCTACCACAGTAGAAAAACGGGTGAACACGGGTGTTTTCGTACCAGGTGTTTGCAAAAAGTTAGCTTTCGTATAAGGCTTCATCGACTCATATAGTTCAAACTCCCCATGTGCGGCAAAACCACGCGCATGTACAACCCGTTCTGGTATACGCTCATGGTCAAAATGGGTCATTTTTTCACGAAAATGGAAATCCTCCATCAGGCTCGGGCCGCGTTCACCGGCTGTTAAGGAAAATTCATCCTCCGAAATCTTAAGTCCCTGATCCATCGTCATCTTTTTATTAGAATCATCTACCTTATACTGCTCCAATTGTTCTTGTTTCTTGTTTTCATTTTCTTTTTTCTTATCACTCATAGACGTTCCCCTTTCTTAAGTAAAATGCTGCATTTGTTATGCTTTCCTAAAAGGGGATTAGTATGAGATTTTTGTTCCATTTTTTATTTATAATATTTCAAAGGATCAATTAGTGCCAAATTATTCTGCAGATATGGTATTGCATTGGTGTGAAGTATCGTGGGCAAGTTGATTCTTTTGCTGTCGGGATGCTCTCTCAGCTGTCTGGTCGATTCCACCCCCCTTCAACTCATCGCTCAACCTCCACTTCCCTATTCCGCTCCATATACCATTTATAAAACATGCTGGCCCAACCTACCGGCACATCCCTTATTTTCGTGTGCTTAACTGGCTTGGCGCGGTTTACCGTAACAAGAGATGCTAAACCCAGTTTTTTCTGCAGGATATTTCGACTACCTTGAATTTCCATAACCTTATTCCGCTTCGAAACAAATAATGTAGTGGTAAATCCACCTGTTTTAAATTGTACATATTGATCATTCAATACGTAACGCGACTGGAAAAAATTCAATATTCGGGAGACGATTACCAGTACAAGAATGAGAATGGAAATCATCCACCAGGACTGTTCCATCCCAAGAAAGTCCGCTTCTATAAAGTACAGAGCCGCTGTGGCAATGATCCAAAGCCAGCTTGGAGCAAGAATACGAAGCCAAAATGCACTTCTAGGAAGACGTTCCATCGTGTGACTCAACTGATAGGACGGCAATATTTCGGTAATCATTGCATACGCACGTTTTACAGGAAGAAAGGGGTAAAGTGTGTTGACTTCAAGATCATCCTCGCCCATTCCGCCAGCACTGGTCAATTTAACCTCCGCGAGCCCGAGTATCCGTTTCATCAATGATTGCTCCACACTAATGGCCTGAACTTTATCTTTTGTAATCGAAAAATAGGTTTCTTCAAGCATACCTTTCGTAATATAAATTTTTTCAGTGTCCGAAGCAATCTCGTACTTGCCATATCTTATTGTCGTCCAAATAACCCCGGCGAAGACAGCGAGCAGCACTATTACAATAAGGAAAAGTGTAATCATCCACCAAGAGTTAAAGATGGAAGAGAACAGCCCTTCTATCTGCCCTTCCATACGAAATGTACGCTCAATCTGTGAAATAAACGTACCTGCAATAGGAATAATTGCTATAAAACTAAACGATGTAAAGGAAGCTTTTAGTGTATCCTCTTTCGTTGGTGTAAAATGTATAGTAAGATTTGATTCGCTTTGCTGTTCGGGTATGGCCTCAGGAGCCTCAATTGGTGCTTTACAAGACGCAGAAGTTGCTCCGCCACCCTGTCCTCCTATTTGAATTTTCTCCTCAATCAGCGTTGCTTCCTTAGGTGTAAGCACATGAAAAGTAACCGTACCAACGTCACCCTGAATACTAGTTTCAATCCTAAGAGAGGTAATGTTGAAAATGCGATGAAACAATGTCGTTTCCCGCTTTACATGTTGAATTTTCGCATAGGGAATGGTTTGCTTGGTAGTCGTTAAAAAATTCCGCTGCAACTGAAGCGATGTCTCATCAAACGTATACGTACGCGTGAACCATTTAATCGGAATGTACAAAAGTATAAGAACAAAGATTGCAACAAATGCAATTCTACCGTATGTCACCAGCCAGAAATCGGAGTCTCCCTGAATGATAAATAAGAGAATGGCGATGAAAATAGAATTCTTGATTAAGTCCCAAATGTTATACAGGATAAGCAGCGGATGATATCGTTTTTCCTCAATCATTCGTCTGCCTCCTTCACCTTTGCATAGTGCGCAATTTGATCCCGCAATTCCATGGCCACTGTTTCATGCAATGCCGGAATCACATGCTCAGATCCTATCGTTTTCACCGTTATGGAGTAAAGTCTGTATTTGCGCATTATCGGTCCTTGTTTCGTGGAAACAAATTGAATTTTAGTCATTGGGATAAGCTGATGCTTCTCATTTAAAGCGCCTGATTTTAATTGTAAAAATTCCGCGCTGACCCCATAACGCCAATGTTTATAAAGTAAAAAGGCATTAAAAAAAGACCAGATTGTCGTAAAAACAGATATGACAGTCATTCCAATAAGAACCCAGCCTATCCATTCATTCCAGAAAAAGTGATAATCAAGATAAAATAGTACACCAAGTATGATAAATCCGATGATATTCATCGTTGTTTCACTGATTAACCAGACCTTGACACTATCCTTAGATAACCGATCCTCTGGTGCTTGAACATGTGTGTACAAAAGATCAATCCTTTACTCTTAAGTTTTTGCTGTTTTCTATATTATCATTTTACCACTTACCTAGTGACCTGCAACGTCCTTTTTTGTAAAAAACATCCATAATAATAGCATGAATACTATAGCTTTAATATAACAAAACAAGCTAGTGTATAAGAAGTTTATAGTACTGATGGAATTCTAAATATGATTTTGAACTTGCAAATAATCGCTTATTGATTTCATTATTGGTGGGATTGTTCTATTATTTATTTCCTGGGCAATGAAAAAAAGCTATAAATGCAGTGGAATAAAATAATAAAACAATATAGACACGAAATAGGGGTTAAAGATGATACGTATAAAACTTGATGTCATGATGGCTGAGCGTAAAATGTCACTAAACAAACTCTCCGAACTAGTCGATAGTACTCCAGCAAATTTATCGATATTAAAAAACGAAAAAGGGAAAGCAATTCGCTTCACAACACTCGATACATTGTGTAAAGCGTTAGGCTGTCAACCTGGGGATTTGATGGAGTATATTGATGAGTAGGATTGATAGTAGGGATTATTTGTCCTCACTATTTTCATAGCGTGGGGATGTGGATCTTCGAGGAACGGATAACATTTAAGTGAAGCGTGCTTTAGTATTTAAAAGGAGCAACGCAGACTTATTAGCGTTGCTCCTCATAAGATATCGCTTCTATTTCTTTACGCCTTTACCTTTAGCTATCTATTTCGTCACTTTTACGATTGTAGGAAGAGAGTTGCGGATAATTTAAATCTCGACGTAATAAGCACCACTGCATGATTACTATTACATTAGAAAAGCGCACCTAACCATTAGATGCGCTCCTCTATAGCTTATACAGTTTTTGTCTTTTAATCTCCTTACTTATCCACTGACCACAGGCATCGTCAATATCTGCTGCATTTTACAAGCGTACGCCGGAATTAATCCCGTTGGTTTCTTTTATCTTGCTCCTCATTTGTTTTATCAATATATTCTCTCATTCTTTTTTTATTCGGGGTAAGTGTATAACCTAAGTACTTTCTTTCCCGGTTGGCATCTTTATAAAATGCTACCGTCATCAATATTACCACTACACTAAATGGCAATGCTGATATAATTGCTGCAGATTGCAGTGCATTTAACCCCGTTTCTCCACCTGCTAAAAGCAACACATATGCGATCGCTGATAACCCTAATCCCCATACGACTTTCACAAAATTTGCAGGAGTTAACATACCAAAAGCAGTCTGCATACCTAAAACAAATGTTGCAGAATCGGCTGAAGTAATAAAAAATGATGCGATCAGGGCCAACGTAATAAAAGACAAAATGGTGCCCAATGGCAGCTCATTTAAAATACCAAATAACTGCGTTTCAGGTGGCATGTCAAATATTGCTGGTACATTTTGCCCCGCTTCAATTCCGGTCAGACCAAATGCAGTAAACCAAATGATACTCACAACAGTTGGAACGGTCAGTATCGCAATAACAAATTCCCGGATGGACCGGCCACGTGAAATTCGTGCGATAAATATACCTACAAACGGACTCCAGCTCATCCACCAACCCCAATAATATAAAGTCCAAGACTGCATCCACTCATTTTTTTGTTCGTTTAGTGGAGCTACATCTAAACTGTTAAATAACAAGGAATCTAAATAATTAGCAGTCCCACTTGGTATCATGTTGAGAATGAGTAAAGTCGGACCCATAATTAAGATAGCAGCAAACAATAGACCTGCTAATATCATATTTAAATTACTTAAGTACTGAATACCTTTACTTAGGCCACTCCAAGCACTAAATAAGAACAACACCGTAACAATGGCAATGATGATGCCTTGGACAAGCTGATTGTTAGGGATATCGAAAAGGTAGTTCAAACCTCCATTGATTTGCATGGCTCCTACCCCTAAAGAAACAGCTACACCAATAATTGTTGCAAATACCGCTAACACATCAACAACAGTACCGATAGGGCCATCTACTTTATCTCCTAGAATAGGGCGGAGGGTTTTAGATATTAAGCCCACCTCGCCTTTTCTAAATTGTGAATAGGCCAACGCGAGTGCTACAATACCGTATACAGCCCATGGATGAAAACCATAATGCAGAAAAGTTGAACGCATTGATTCAGCCAAGGCAGCTCTTGTTTCAGGTTCAGCAGTAGGTGGAGCTAGGAAATGAGAGATAGGTTCAGATGAGCCATAAAACACTAAGCCAATCCCCATACCAGCACTAAACAGCATTGCTAACCATGATATCGTTCTAAACTCAGGTTCATCATTTGGCTTACCCAGTTTGAGTTTACCGATTGGACTTAAACCTAGAAATATACAGAAAAATAAAATCAATGTAAAAACCGTCATATAATACCAACCAAAAGTATCAGTAACCCATGTACCAACAGCACCGGAGATTTGACCAAATTGATCAGGAAATACAGCGCCTAGAAGTACTAGTATTCCAACAACTATTGAAGCGTAAGTGAATACACTGGAAAATTGTTTTCTTTTTGTTTTCATAATGAAACTTCATCCTCTTTATGTTTGTTTTGATAACACAGATGTTTTTCATATTAACATAATCATAAATTTATTCAAACTCATTTATGACAGATTTGTTTCCGAAAATAGAACAGAAGTAACACATAAGCTTAGCAATAAAAGATCCTACTAATTATAATATCCTGTATTTACGCCAACTTTATTCAAATTATATAAAAATGGTCAGTCATATGTGGTGGTCGGGTGAATGCAAATGTGAAGCATTTGAGAGGGAATATTGAAATGATTTAACCTCGGGGTAATAATGATTCATGGAATGTAAAAAGCATGAAAAGAGCGCACCTAATAGCATTAGATGCGCTTTTTTCCAGCCTACACAGCTTTTGTCTTTTTAATCTGCTTACTTCTCAGCTGGCCACATGCAGCGTCAATATCTGCTCCATTTTCCCAGCGTACCCCGGAATTAATCCCGTGTGCTTTGAGCGTTTCAAAGAAGGATTGAATCGCTGTGGATTCACTTCTTGCATATTGATCATGCTCGGATACAGCATTATATGGAATGAGATTCACGTAAGCTAAGTGGCGGTGATTATATAATAATTTTGCCAGTTGTTTCGCTTCTTCCTCATGATCGTTCACATCGCGCAGCATAATATACTCATATGTAATTCGCCGATTTGTTTTTTCCAGATAATAATCAACAGCTTTCATGAGCTTTTCGATTGGAAACGCCTTGTTAATCTTCATAATCCGTGAACGAAGCTCGTTGT is part of the Virgibacillus sp. NKC19-16 genome and harbors:
- a CDS encoding helix-turn-helix domain-containing protein, which translates into the protein MIRIKLDVMMAERKMSLNKLSELVDSTPANLSILKNEKGKAIRFTTLDTLCKALGCQPGDLMEYIDE
- a CDS encoding BCCT family transporter; the encoded protein is MKTKRKQFSSVFTYASIVVGILVLLGAVFPDQFGQISGAVGTWVTDTFGWYYMTVFTLILFFCIFLGLSPIGKLKLGKPNDEPEFRTISWLAMLFSAGMGIGLVFYGSSEPISHFLAPPTAEPETRAALAESMRSTFLHYGFHPWAVYGIVALALAYSQFRKGEVGLISKTLRPILGDKVDGPIGTVVDVLAVFATIIGVAVSLGVGAMQINGGLNYLFDIPNNQLVQGIIIAIVTVLFLFSAWSGLSKGIQYLSNLNMILAGLLFAAILIMGPTLLILNMIPSGTANYLDSLLFNSLDVAPLNEQKNEWMQSWTLYYWGWWMSWSPFVGIFIARISRGRSIREFVIAILTVPTVVSIIWFTAFGLTGIEAGQNVPAIFDMPPETQLFGILNELPLGTILSFITLALIASFFITSADSATFVLGMQTAFGMLTPANFVKVVWGLGLSAIAYVLLLAGGETGLNALQSAAIISALPFSVVVILMTVAFYKDANRERKYLGYTLTPNKKRMREYIDKTNEEQDKRNQRD
- a CDS encoding PH domain-containing protein, yielding MYTHVQAPEDRLSKDSVKVWLISETTMNIIGFIILGVLFYLDYHFFWNEWIGWVLIGMTVISVFTTIWSFFNAFLLYKHWRYGVSAEFLQLKSGALNEKHQLIPMTKIQFVSTKQGPIMRKYRLYSITVKTIGSEHVIPALHETVAMELRDQIAHYAKVKEADE
- a CDS encoding PH domain-containing protein, which codes for MIEEKRYHPLLILYNIWDLIKNSIFIAILLFIIQGDSDFWLVTYGRIAFVAIFVLILLYIPIKWFTRTYTFDETSLQLQRNFLTTTKQTIPYAKIQHVKRETTLFHRIFNITSLRIETSIQGDVGTVTFHVLTPKEATLIEEKIQIGGQGGGATSASCKAPIEAPEAIPEQQSESNLTIHFTPTKEDTLKASFTSFSFIAIIPIAGTFISQIERTFRMEGQIEGLFSSIFNSWWMITLFLIVIVLLAVFAGVIWTTIRYGKYEIASDTEKIYITKGMLEETYFSITKDKVQAISVEQSLMKRILGLAEVKLTSAGGMGEDDLEVNTLYPFLPVKRAYAMITEILPSYQLSHTMERLPRSAFWLRILAPSWLWIIATAALYFIEADFLGMEQSWWMISILILVLVIVSRILNFFQSRYVLNDQYVQFKTGGFTTTLFVSKRNKVMEIQGSRNILQKKLGLASLVTVNRAKPVKHTKIRDVPVGWASMFYKWYMERNREVEVER